In one Streptomyces sp. NBC_00597 genomic region, the following are encoded:
- the mycP gene encoding type VII secretion-associated serine protease mycosin — MRMRRTTSALVGLLLAGVGAAPAAQARSARPEQWHLGAMHADDIWQISTGRGVTVAVIDTGVGRIPELDGQVVRGKDFSHGYDGDERTDYGDHGTGIAALIAGTGKRPSGDGAFGLAPGAKILPLRVSEGGGNLRLHQSIAEAIRFAADSDAKVLNISFGGPGESGELDAAVRYALDKGKLIFSSVGNDGEGPNEVMYPSGSPGVVGVSAVGADDAATEESQHGPQVDLAAPGVDIVTSCADEADSGASFCSHHGTSDATALASASAALIWSAHPDWTGNQVLRVLLNTAGKPDGGERDDHVGYGVVRPRTALLAPDAPGGPDAPGPDASGGRNAPGDPGPADVYPLPDLAAAEVAGASAALAPAYAAHAQNKTIGGRLLPWAVLGMGACLLVAGAVTTAAVQRVRR, encoded by the coding sequence ATGCGGATGCGCCGGACGACCTCGGCCCTGGTGGGCCTGCTGCTGGCCGGGGTCGGCGCGGCTCCGGCCGCCCAGGCCCGGTCGGCTCGGCCGGAGCAGTGGCATCTCGGTGCCATGCACGCCGACGACATCTGGCAGATCAGCACCGGTCGAGGCGTCACCGTCGCCGTCATAGACACCGGCGTCGGCCGGATCCCCGAGCTCGACGGCCAGGTGGTCCGGGGCAAGGACTTCTCCCACGGCTACGACGGCGACGAGCGCACCGACTACGGCGATCACGGCACCGGTATCGCCGCCCTGATCGCCGGTACGGGCAAGCGCCCGTCCGGCGACGGGGCGTTCGGGCTGGCTCCCGGGGCCAAGATCCTTCCGTTGCGCGTCTCCGAGGGCGGCGGGAACCTCCGCCTCCACCAGTCGATAGCCGAGGCGATCCGCTTCGCGGCGGACTCGGACGCCAAGGTCCTGAACATCTCCTTCGGCGGGCCGGGCGAGAGCGGGGAGCTCGACGCCGCCGTCAGGTACGCCCTGGACAAGGGCAAGTTGATCTTCTCCTCGGTCGGCAACGACGGGGAGGGACCCAACGAGGTCATGTACCCCTCCGGCTCGCCCGGAGTGGTCGGCGTCTCGGCCGTCGGCGCGGACGATGCAGCGACCGAGGAGTCCCAGCACGGCCCGCAGGTCGACCTGGCAGCCCCCGGTGTCGACATCGTCACCAGCTGCGCCGACGAGGCTGACTCCGGCGCGAGCTTCTGCAGTCACCACGGCACCAGCGACGCCACCGCCCTCGCCTCCGCGTCGGCCGCCCTGATCTGGTCCGCCCACCCCGACTGGACCGGCAACCAGGTCCTGCGGGTGCTGCTGAACACCGCCGGCAAGCCCGACGGGGGTGAGCGCGACGACCACGTCGGCTACGGCGTCGTACGCCCCCGCACCGCCCTCCTCGCCCCCGACGCACCCGGAGGCCCCGATGCCCCCGGCCCCGACGCGTCCGGAGGCCGCAACGCCCCCGGAGACCCCGGTCCCGCGGACGTCTACCCACTCCCCGACCTCGCGGCCGCCGAGGTGGCGGGCGCGTCCGCCGCGCTCGCTCCGGCGTACGCCGCTCACGCGCAGAACAAGACAATCGGCGGCCGGCTCCTTCCCTGGGCCGTCCTCGGGATGGGAGCCTGCCTCCTCGTCGCCGGGGCCGTAACCACAGCCGCAGTTCAACGTGTTAGACGCTGA
- the mycP gene encoding type VII secretion-associated serine protease mycosin — protein MHRRKATAALVGLLLAGVAATPAHAETVRSKQWHLDAMKADDIWKISTGKGVTVAVIDTGVGRIPELDGQVLPGKNFAAPSYEGDERTDYGHHGTTMAAIIAGNGKGPRGVDSAFGLAPGAKILPLRIDIGGDGGTPFRAMSEAIRFAADSDAKILNISMAGSNKSENLTNSVKYALGKGKLIFAAVGNDGNGDIYYPAATPGVVGVGAVDADGAATNESQHHAYVDMSAPGINILTGCDGGTGLCNSHGTSDATALASASAALLWSAHPDWTNNQVLRVLLNTAGKPDDGPRNDYVGYGVVRPRIAVPTPGDPGPADVFPLPDLAAADAKNSPAPSTNSKKPESSAPNAEAKKSEGGSLPWLALGLGACVLIGGAVTAVLVRRRNR, from the coding sequence ATGCACAGGCGTAAGGCGACCGCGGCCCTGGTCGGCCTCCTGCTGGCCGGGGTCGCCGCGACCCCGGCCCACGCGGAGACGGTTCGGTCCAAGCAGTGGCATCTCGACGCCATGAAGGCCGACGACATCTGGAAGATCAGCACTGGAAAAGGGGTCACCGTCGCGGTGATCGACACAGGTGTTGGCCGGATTCCCGAACTTGATGGCCAAGTCCTCCCAGGCAAGAACTTCGCGGCGCCCAGCTATGAAGGCGATGAACGTACGGACTACGGTCACCACGGCACGACCATGGCTGCGATCATCGCAGGGAATGGGAAGGGGCCCCGGGGTGTGGACAGCGCCTTTGGGCTGGCTCCGGGCGCAAAGATTTTGCCTCTCAGGATCGATATTGGCGGCGATGGCGGCACGCCGTTTCGGGCTATGAGTGAAGCGATCCGCTTTGCGGCTGACTCGGATGCAAAAATCCTCAACATTTCGATGGCAGGCTCTAACAAGAGCGAGAATCTCACCAATTCGGTCAAGTATGCCCTTGGTAAGGGGAAGCTCATCTTCGCCGCCGTTGGCAATGACGGGAACGGTGACATCTACTATCCGGCTGCGACGCCGGGTGTGGTGGGTGTCGGCGCTGTTGATGCTGATGGTGCTGCGACTAATGAGTCGCAGCACCATGCATATGTTGATATGTCTGCGCCGGGCATAAATATCCTGACAGGATGTGATGGTGGCACAGGGCTCTGCAACAGCCACGGCACCAGTGACGCCACCGCCCTCGCCTCCGCCTCGGCGGCCCTGCTCTGGTCCGCGCACCCCGACTGGACCAACAACCAGGTCCTCCGAGTTCTGCTGAACACGGCCGGCAAGCCCGATGACGGTCCGCGGAACGACTACGTCGGCTATGGCGTGGTGCGCCCCCGGATCGCAGTGCCGACCCCCGGCGACCCCGGTCCGGCGGATGTCTTCCCGCTCCCCGACCTGGCAGCGGCAGACGCGAAGAACTCGCCCGCTCCGTCGACCAACAGCAAAAAGCCCGAGTCCAGCGCGCCCAATGCCGAGGCGAAGAAGAGCGAGGGCGGCAGCCTTCCCTGGCTTGCCCTCGGGCTGGGTGCCTGCGTGCTGATCGGTGGAGCCGTGACCGCGGTGCTCGTCCGTCGCAGGAACCGCTGA
- a CDS encoding DUF2563 family protein codes for MAEESAPGLLGLGGIGAGVADAILAQAKALEVEFESMKDFKNRVDELLDKLDGSQAADKKLAHTTLPDGVLGHGFAEADALHKTYSTVHTQLQNLSKGLAGQIEALGIAILTAGKGYGGVDAETEARMRAIVAQAKKDYVPDRDPLVKEKEKEKAAQPTPTGQGKTGKGKI; via the coding sequence GTGGCAGAGGAGTCGGCGCCTGGCCTGTTGGGGCTGGGCGGTATCGGTGCGGGTGTGGCGGACGCGATCCTGGCGCAGGCGAAGGCGCTTGAGGTCGAGTTCGAGTCGATGAAGGATTTCAAGAACCGGGTCGACGAGCTCCTGGACAAGCTCGACGGATCCCAGGCGGCCGACAAGAAGCTGGCCCACACCACCCTGCCCGACGGGGTGTTGGGCCACGGCTTCGCGGAGGCGGACGCCCTCCACAAGACGTACTCGACGGTGCACACCCAGCTGCAGAACCTGTCGAAGGGCCTGGCGGGGCAGATCGAGGCCCTGGGCATCGCGATCCTGACGGCGGGCAAGGGCTACGGCGGCGTCGACGCGGAGACCGAGGCGCGGATGCGCGCCATCGTCGCGCAGGCCAAGAAGGACTACGTTCCTGATCGCGACCCGCTGGTGAAGGAAAAGGAGAAGGAGAAGGCCGCTCAGCCGACTCCGACGGGCCAGGGCAAGACGGGGAAGGGCAAGATCTGA
- a CDS encoding WXG100 family type VII secretion target, translating into MATDFEGYTHQQLLAMIASLDAETVKTRGTQLTEAAKTIKEIGESLKKHRVKGWEGEAATAFETWIGQTGSATLRLGDYSEAGGKWMTEAAQTMVEVKKNMPAYDTGAAADLKAAKDFHNDPDSVKVGQIASVKLNGDHQKAVDALTKLAGSYDQSTTQMGKAEIPTFPPPPGAFEPDGAKGSDVYVERSSGGSGGSSGSGGSSYVPSTPPGGSSNELGQVTTRHPDGAPLPTTGPALVPSLPDRNVDVDLDHVATLPDKTLPPVTGLPNVPTPGPGPSGGPGLGPVAPITLPPIGTPIPSGGGPGGKFQVATPPLSKAGGPGGLLPRDTGIMGGRPVTTNGPTAGIPRGTVIGQEGGQQALGRGMGSGMHPGGGGGPHAGQGGGSGMGRRLAMEPGGVVGGRQSAPIGRPTTGSQPFTQGGSGLVRNGSGAGSARGTMGHAGAGVHAPGNRRDQQGGERPDYLAEDEETWQSNDRVVPPVID; encoded by the coding sequence ATGGCAACGGACTTTGAGGGCTATACGCACCAGCAGCTGCTCGCCATGATCGCTTCCCTCGACGCGGAAACGGTGAAGACCCGCGGTACCCAGCTGACGGAGGCGGCCAAGACGATCAAGGAGATCGGCGAGAGCCTCAAGAAGCATCGGGTGAAGGGCTGGGAGGGCGAAGCCGCCACGGCCTTCGAGACCTGGATCGGCCAGACGGGCAGCGCGACGCTGCGCCTGGGCGACTACAGCGAGGCCGGCGGCAAGTGGATGACCGAGGCCGCGCAGACCATGGTCGAGGTCAAGAAGAACATGCCGGCCTACGACACGGGTGCGGCCGCCGATCTGAAGGCCGCCAAGGACTTCCACAACGACCCGGACTCGGTCAAGGTCGGCCAGATCGCCAGCGTCAAGCTGAACGGCGACCATCAGAAAGCCGTCGACGCCCTGACGAAGCTTGCGGGCTCGTACGACCAGTCGACGACCCAGATGGGCAAGGCAGAAATCCCGACGTTCCCGCCGCCGCCGGGGGCGTTTGAGCCGGACGGCGCAAAGGGCAGCGACGTCTATGTAGAGCGTTCTTCTGGGGGTTCTGGAGGAAGCTCAGGTTCTGGTGGGAGTTCGTATGTGCCATCGACACCGCCCGGCGGTTCCTCGAACGAGCTCGGCCAGGTAACGACTCGCCACCCGGACGGCGCGCCGCTCCCGACGACCGGTCCCGCACTGGTTCCCAGCCTGCCAGACCGGAATGTAGACGTGGACCTCGACCACGTTGCGACGCTTCCCGATAAGACGCTTCCTCCGGTCACGGGTCTGCCCAACGTTCCGACCCCCGGCCCGGGACCGAGTGGCGGCCCCGGGCTCGGCCCCGTTGCGCCCATCACTCTCCCGCCCATTGGTACGCCGATCCCGTCCGGTGGCGGACCCGGCGGCAAGTTCCAGGTCGCGACTCCTCCCCTCAGTAAGGCTGGTGGCCCCGGAGGCCTTCTCCCGCGCGACACCGGGATCATGGGTGGTCGCCCGGTGACCACCAATGGACCGACCGCTGGTATCCCGCGTGGCACGGTCATCGGCCAGGAAGGCGGCCAGCAGGCACTCGGCCGGGGCATGGGTAGCGGAATGCACCCCGGCGGCGGGGGCGGCCCGCACGCTGGCCAGGGCGGCGGTTCCGGCATGGGGCGCCGGCTGGCCATGGAGCCCGGCGGTGTCGTCGGTGGCCGTCAATCCGCCCCGATCGGTCGTCCTACCACGGGAAGCCAGCCGTTCACACAGGGTGGCTCGGGCCTCGTGCGCAATGGTTCCGGAGCCGGTTCGGCCCGCGGGACCATGGGGCATGCAGGTGCGGGTGTCCACGCTCCCGGCAACCGGCGTGACCAGCAGGGTGGGGAGCGCCCTGACTACCTGGCAGAAGACGAAGAGACCTGGCAGAGCAACGATCGCGTTGTTCCGCCGGTGATCGACTGA